The genomic stretch TAAGATTGCTCCAAGCGGTAGTCCTCCGCCCAACGGTTTTGCGATGACAACAATATCGGGTTGTACATCGTAGTGCTGGAAACCGAACAACCTTCCTGTTCTCCCCAACCCAGATTGAATCTCATCGGCAATGATGAGAAAGCCATATTTTGCTTTTAGATTTTTTAGTTTCTCAACAAGGTCGGGTGAGGCAAGACATATCCCACCTTCACCTTGAATAAACTCCAACACAACTGCGAGAGTACTGTTATTGATTGCGGAGTGTAACACTTTGAGATTATTGAATTCAACAATTCGACAATTTGGAAGAAACGGTGCGTAACCGTCGCGATACTTCGGTCGATCCATAATGGAAAGTGCACCCATCGTGCGACCATGGAAAGCGTTGGAGAAAGAGAGGATTTCTGTCTTTCCTCGTTTTGAGCCCCACTTTCGAGCAATCTTAATGGCACCCTCAATAGCCTCTGTTCCGCTATTTGAGAAGAATACTTTTGGGTAGCCTGAATACTTGACCAGGAGTTCAGCTAATTGGATTTGCGGTTCCTGGAGGTAATAATTGGAAAGGTGGATATATTTGCGACTTTGTTCCTCGATTGCCTTTAGTACCTTGGGATGTCCATACCCAAGAGCATTTACTGCAAGTCCTGCAAACATATCAAGATAGCGCTTTCCATCTTTGGTGTAGAGATAGACACCTTTCCCCCTCTCGATCTCCAAAGGGATGCGCTTGTAGGTGTGGAAGAAGTACTTGGATTCTCGTTCGAGA from Acidobacteriota bacterium encodes the following:
- a CDS encoding aspartate aminotransferase family protein, which gives rise to MNALERESKYFFHTYKRIPLEIERGKGVYLYTKDGKRYLDMFAGLAVNALGYGHPKVLKAIEEQSRKYIHLSNYYLQEPQIQLAELLVKYSGYPKVFFSNSGTEAIEGAIKIARKWGSKRGKTEILSFSNAFHGRTMGALSIMDRPKYRDGYAPFLPNCRIVEFNNLKVLHSAINNSTLAVVLEFIQGEGGICLASPDLVEKLKNLKAKYGFLIIADEIQSGLGRTGRLFGFQHYDVQPDIVVIAKPLGGGLPLGAILGGAIVADVLQPGVHGTTFGGNPVACAAGVVVLQEIMENGLINNANQMGQILKSKLLEVKKEFPTLVRDVRGFGLMVGMELTRECDSIVAAVREQGVLVNCTNQNVVRFLPSLIINEQHIEETIRVLREAFKSSTKA